One segment of Fervidobacterium sp. DNA contains the following:
- a CDS encoding carbohydrate ABC transporter permease, with the protein MKKRKLISVLVVITTLLILAAELMPIIVVVTSSFKRDIDIWARSPFYFKPTIVSYKTVLSNKDFIISLKNSLLVASLSTFFSIIIGSMASYGITRYSSKFKEFIAYSFLVFRMIPQISLVIPLFVMFTTLGLKDTITGVTIAHISFNLPYVIWLLLPFFAAIPKDYEEAARIDGATESGVFWKIFLPLVAPGLVVASIFAFLMSWNEFLYALILSSVKARTAPVAVNGLLGQYAPKWGQLSAAGTIMLIPVFIITLTLQRYIIKGLAAGGIKG; encoded by the coding sequence ATGAAAAAAAGGAAATTAATCTCCGTACTTGTAGTGATAACAACTTTGTTGATACTTGCCGCAGAGCTAATGCCTATAATCGTGGTTGTTACAAGTAGTTTTAAGAGAGATATCGATATATGGGCGCGTAGTCCTTTCTATTTCAAACCAACGATTGTTAGTTATAAGACAGTGCTTTCAAATAAAGATTTTATCATAAGTTTGAAAAATAGCTTACTTGTTGCAAGTCTTTCGACTTTTTTTTCAATTATCATTGGTTCAATGGCTTCTTACGGTATAACAAGATACTCTTCAAAATTTAAAGAGTTTATAGCTTATAGTTTTCTTGTTTTTAGAATGATTCCGCAAATTTCTCTTGTTATACCGTTATTTGTTATGTTCACAACCTTAGGCTTGAAAGACACAATAACTGGTGTGACGATTGCTCATATCAGCTTCAACTTGCCTTACGTAATATGGCTTTTGTTACCTTTCTTTGCAGCAATACCAAAAGATTACGAGGAGGCAGCAAGAATAGACGGTGCTACAGAGTCTGGTGTGTTTTGGAAAATTTTTCTCCCATTAGTGGCACCTGGGCTTGTAGTTGCTTCTATATTTGCATTCTTGATGTCGTGGAATGAATTTTTGTACGCCCTAATATTGTCATCTGTAAAGGCTCGAACAGCTCCGGTCGCAGTTAATGGCTTGCTTGGGCAGTATGCTCCAAAATGGGGACAATTGTCAGCAGCTGGTACTATAATGTTAATACCTGTCTTTATAATCACTTTAACATTACAAAGGTACATAATCAAAGGGTTAGCTGCAGGGGGGATTAAGGGATGA
- a CDS encoding MFS transporter, with protein sequence MKDFEKTSEKIPFITKFFFGFGDVYGGGVFNIINFFYAIFLTDVVKIPPQYASIIFLVGKIWDAVTDPIMGYISDRTKTRFGRRRPYFLAGVPFIFLSFVMVWYPVSFESIFARFLYAFFAYIFLNTVVTMVLIPYTAMSAEITLDYNERTAINSIRLVFSLISSLLCAVLPMMIVKAVGDVKKGYLLMSVIFGLFFALPYLGVFAFTKEQNFKPATTKLSFKELILEPLKIRTFRLYLAMFLFAYLSIDTVSVIFPYYMKYYIGKPFFVSAVLGVLLVTEIIFVPVYAYIAQKISKNFAYIVGAFIWAIGGILTLVMRPEWSNNILLIFAAIIGAGVSAVAVMPHTILGDVTDVGELKFNERREGTISSMATFLRKVASAVVQALILLILGVVGYINPKGNEIPVQPNSVINTIRSILAFGPIVLLTFGVIAAIRYPLKPKIHEELKKLLKQKREIGKTDEERLEQLRKELI encoded by the coding sequence ATGAAAGATTTTGAAAAGACATCAGAAAAGATACCGTTTATTACGAAATTTTTCTTTGGTTTTGGTGATGTGTATGGTGGAGGAGTATTTAATATCATAAACTTCTTTTACGCAATCTTTTTGACAGATGTTGTTAAAATACCACCTCAGTACGCTTCTATAATTTTTCTTGTTGGGAAAATATGGGATGCTGTAACAGACCCAATAATGGGCTATATTAGCGATAGAACAAAGACACGTTTCGGAAGAAGACGTCCGTATTTTTTGGCAGGTGTACCTTTTATATTTCTTTCGTTTGTGATGGTATGGTATCCTGTGAGCTTTGAAAGCATTTTCGCAAGGTTTTTATATGCATTTTTCGCTTACATCTTCTTAAATACCGTCGTTACGATGGTATTAATACCTTACACGGCTATGAGTGCCGAGATAACGTTGGATTACAATGAAAGAACAGCCATAAATTCTATAAGATTAGTTTTCTCATTAATTTCTTCTTTACTTTGCGCAGTACTACCAATGATGATAGTGAAAGCGGTAGGAGATGTTAAGAAAGGTTACTTGTTGATGTCTGTCATATTTGGTTTATTTTTTGCCTTACCATATCTTGGAGTTTTTGCATTTACAAAGGAACAAAACTTTAAGCCAGCCACCACAAAGTTGAGCTTTAAAGAGTTGATCTTGGAGCCTTTAAAAATACGTACCTTTAGACTATATCTTGCAATGTTTCTCTTTGCTTATCTTTCTATTGACACTGTCTCTGTAATATTTCCTTATTATATGAAATATTACATAGGTAAACCGTTTTTTGTATCAGCAGTACTCGGGGTTCTGCTGGTTACCGAAATAATATTTGTACCTGTTTATGCATACATTGCACAAAAGATAAGTAAGAATTTTGCATATATAGTAGGTGCCTTTATCTGGGCAATTGGTGGTATTCTAACACTTGTTATGAGACCAGAATGGTCTAACAACATATTGCTCATTTTTGCTGCTATTATAGGTGCTGGGGTTTCAGCAGTTGCCGTTATGCCCCACACAATCCTTGGTGATGTAACTGATGTTGGTGAATTGAAATTTAACGAGCGAAGAGAAGGCACAATAAGTTCTATGGCTACTTTTCTTAGAAAGGTAGCCTCAGCTGTTGTCCAAGCATTGATACTGTTGATCTTAGGTGTGGTGGGGTACATAAATCCAAAAGGTAACGAGATCCCTGTACAACCAAACTCTGTTATTAATACGATAAGATCAATCCTTGCTTTTGGTCCTATTGTTTTGTTAACATTTGGAGTTATTGCTGCCATACGCTACCCTTTGAAGCCAAAAATACATGAGGAACTTAAAAAACTGTTGAAACAAAAAAGAGAAATTGGGAAGACAGATGAAGAAAGATTAGAACAGCTAAGAAAGGAATTGATATAG
- a CDS encoding DMT family transporter → MHFSLLILVIIWGSYYISNKIALKTFSVTFAGIFIRLAVFVIMLIYMYLRKELKSLFKLEYVFPRLVIIGLLGFLLDYTAFMGFKYSTASKGAILLRSDVLFSTLVSIAFGQKVTLLELIIVILMLFGVFLVSEQSINQLSFVYSDIFFLLSALFISLNAFVIRSVQTDKKNPTSDNVIAFYNNFFTFLFFILFLGKNFQLSEFLEIKLDPSFLGLLFASIFQFLIYVFYYHCLRRYPVWLVRSILLLMPVYVSLFSFLFLKEKLTFLQIIGMVIILSCAFVLTNILYKDEVKK, encoded by the coding sequence ATGCATTTTAGCCTATTAATTCTTGTAATCATTTGGGGAAGCTACTACATATCAAACAAAATCGCACTAAAAACATTCTCTGTTACTTTTGCTGGAATCTTTATACGCCTTGCTGTATTTGTAATAATGTTAATTTATATGTATCTTAGAAAGGAATTAAAAAGTCTTTTTAAGCTTGAGTATGTTTTTCCAAGACTTGTCATAATTGGATTACTTGGTTTTTTACTTGACTACACAGCTTTTATGGGATTCAAATATTCTACAGCCTCTAAGGGTGCCATCTTACTCAGATCTGACGTGTTGTTTTCAACTCTCGTAAGCATTGCGTTTGGTCAAAAAGTTACTTTACTTGAATTGATAATAGTTATATTGATGCTTTTTGGTGTCTTTCTTGTTTCAGAGCAGTCTATTAATCAATTGAGTTTTGTGTATAGTGATATTTTCTTTTTGCTTAGTGCGTTGTTTATATCACTTAATGCGTTTGTCATACGCAGTGTACAAACTGATAAGAAAAATCCTACTTCAGATAATGTGATAGCATTTTACAACAACTTCTTTACATTTTTATTCTTTATACTATTCTTAGGTAAGAACTTTCAACTATCTGAATTCTTGGAAATTAAGCTTGACCCTTCGTTCCTTGGATTGTTATTTGCAAGTATATTCCAGTTTTTAATTTATGTTTTCTACTATCATTGCCTGAGAAGATATCCTGTTTGGCTTGTTAGAAGTATTTTATTGCTTATGCCTGTTTATGTTTCACTGTTTTCATTTCTCTTTTTGAAAGAGAAATTAACCTTTCTTCAAATTATTGGTATGGTGATCATCCTTAGTTGTGCGTTTGTGCTTACAAACATTTTATATAAAGATGAGGTGAAAAAATGA
- a CDS encoding iron-containing alcohol dehydrogenase, producing MTEYPAFQIFNPVKVIYGVGKINVLESMAYKKPLFICDPVVEKLGVIEKIEKAFSKFFVFNEVEPNPSCELINKIVGLYKHESIDCVIGIGGGSSLDTAKAVSSLLKSGGDITDYLLGSDKFSSRTNLVLIPTTAGTGSEVTNVGVYTYQGLKKPMTSDTFWADVSIVDPELTYSMPVRVTVSTGLDALTHALESYWAKSSQPYTEGLALASLKMILENLKNSINSDKTARNNMALAATIAGIAFSQTRTTAAHAISFPLTSFYGIEHGVAVALTLPKLIHWTYPYIKSKMDALLRYLQLNSIETFSETIEKLMIVAGISTRLRDYGVRQEDIEKIAKVSMEANIIKLTPGDITYEDVVMILEEIY from the coding sequence ATGACAGAATATCCAGCTTTTCAAATTTTTAATCCTGTGAAAGTTATTTATGGAGTTGGAAAGATAAACGTTTTGGAAAGTATGGCTTACAAGAAACCACTTTTCATCTGTGACCCAGTTGTAGAAAAGCTGGGTGTTATTGAAAAGATCGAGAAAGCGTTCAGCAAATTTTTTGTGTTTAACGAGGTTGAACCTAATCCGTCATGCGAGCTTATTAACAAAATAGTCGGACTTTACAAACACGAAAGCATCGACTGTGTGATTGGTATAGGTGGTGGTAGCTCACTAGACACAGCAAAAGCTGTGAGCTCACTTTTGAAAAGTGGTGGTGACATAACAGACTATCTCTTGGGTTCGGATAAGTTTTCTTCACGTACAAATTTAGTGCTCATTCCGACAACAGCAGGTACTGGAAGCGAAGTTACTAACGTTGGAGTGTACACATACCAAGGTCTAAAAAAGCCCATGACAAGTGATACGTTTTGGGCGGATGTCTCAATTGTTGATCCCGAGTTAACGTATTCAATGCCGGTAAGGGTTACTGTCTCTACAGGTCTTGATGCCCTTACTCACGCGCTTGAAAGTTATTGGGCAAAAAGTTCCCAACCCTACACAGAAGGACTGGCTCTTGCATCACTTAAGATGATCTTGGAAAATCTAAAAAACTCAATAAACAGTGACAAGACGGCCAGAAATAATATGGCTTTAGCTGCAACAATCGCAGGTATTGCCTTTAGTCAGACACGTACAACTGCCGCACACGCTATCAGTTTTCCTCTTACTAGCTTTTACGGGATAGAACATGGCGTTGCCGTTGCTCTCACGTTACCAAAGCTGATTCATTGGACTTATCCGTATATCAAGAGTAAAATGGATGCTTTGCTAAGATATTTACAATTGAATAGTATTGAAACTTTTTCTGAAACAATCGAAAAACTGATGATAGTTGCAGGAATTTCAACAAGACTTAGAGACTATGGAGTCAGACAAGAAGATATCGAAAAAATAGCAAAGGTTTCTATGGAAGCAAATATTATCAAATTGACCCCGGGTGATATTACCTACGAGGACGTAGTTATGATTTTGGAAGAAATATACTGA
- a CDS encoding transketolase: MNLTHEEIKFLKKKATLIRMITIEMIGKLGVGHIGGSLSIAEVLAVLYYKVMRIDPKNPKWEDRDRFVLSKGHAGPALYSVLADLGYFPYGWIDTLNKPNTNLPSHCDRLKTPGIDMTAGSLGQGLSAAVGMALGGKIMKKDFYVYAVIGDGESQEGQIWEAAMFAAHSKLNNLIAFTDYNKMQIDGYIHEINNLEPLVDKWRAFNWNVMEIDGHNVEEIYNAIMNGKEQKDKPTMIILHTIKGRGAYFAEGKITCHNMPIKEEEWKTAVEMLRKERDEI, translated from the coding sequence TTGAATCTTACACATGAAGAGATTAAATTTTTGAAAAAGAAAGCTACTCTTATTAGAATGATAACCATTGAAATGATCGGAAAACTCGGAGTTGGTCATATTGGCGGCTCACTGTCTATAGCAGAAGTACTTGCAGTCTTATATTATAAAGTCATGAGAATCGATCCGAAAAATCCAAAGTGGGAGGATAGAGACAGGTTTGTTTTGTCAAAAGGACATGCTGGTCCTGCTTTATACAGTGTGCTTGCCGACCTTGGTTATTTTCCGTACGGATGGATAGACACTCTCAACAAGCCAAACACTAACTTACCGAGCCACTGCGATCGTTTAAAGACTCCGGGTATCGATATGACTGCCGGTTCACTTGGTCAAGGGCTTTCTGCCGCTGTCGGAATGGCACTTGGAGGAAAGATAATGAAAAAAGATTTTTATGTCTATGCAGTTATTGGTGACGGAGAGTCTCAGGAAGGTCAGATATGGGAGGCTGCAATGTTCGCAGCTCATAGTAAATTAAATAATTTAATAGCTTTTACAGATTACAATAAGATGCAAATAGATGGTTATATACACGAAATAAATAACTTAGAACCGTTGGTTGATAAATGGCGTGCATTTAATTGGAATGTCATGGAAATAGATGGACACAATGTTGAGGAAATCTACAACGCAATAATGAACGGTAAAGAGCAAAAAGATAAACCAACGATGATAATACTTCACACGATAAAGGGACGAGGGGCATATTTTGCCGAAGGAAAGATCACATGTCATAATATGCCGATAAAAGAAGAGGAATGGAAAACAGCTGTTGAAATGTTAAGAAAGGAACGTGATGAAATATGA
- a CDS encoding transketolase family protein yields MINLTPSVYEKELREVYGELLFKYATEDSRIVVLNADLARSDGTLKFKESFPDRFIDVGVAEANMIGIAAGLANVGLIPITHTFTPFSTRRAFDQITISVAYADLPVKMMGTDPGVTAELNGGTHMSFEDAGIMRSLPNMTIVEPADAVQFKAMFEQIIYYPKPIYVRMYRRRKEKFFEEGMEFKIGKITTLKDGKDITIICSGLMVGQAMIATQMLEKEGISVKLLNMHTLKPVDEEAIIDAAKQTGRIIVVENHSIINGWGSAVAEVLAENYPVVMKRIGVRDHFGEVGFTDFLLRKYKMTAEDIYKTALDLLKG; encoded by the coding sequence ATGATCAATCTTACACCATCAGTTTATGAAAAAGAACTCAGAGAAGTTTACGGAGAACTACTTTTCAAATATGCAACAGAGGATTCGCGTATAGTTGTTTTGAACGCAGACCTTGCAAGATCGGATGGTACACTGAAGTTTAAAGAGTCATTCCCTGACAGATTTATTGATGTAGGTGTTGCAGAGGCAAACATGATCGGCATTGCTGCGGGTCTTGCCAACGTTGGTTTGATTCCGATAACACATACATTTACCCCATTTTCAACACGTAGAGCATTTGATCAAATCACCATATCTGTTGCTTACGCTGATTTACCGGTAAAGATGATGGGAACCGATCCTGGTGTTACAGCTGAGTTGAACGGTGGTACACACATGAGTTTTGAGGATGCTGGAATAATGAGAAGTTTACCAAATATGACAATTGTTGAGCCTGCTGATGCTGTACAATTCAAAGCTATGTTTGAACAAATAATTTACTATCCAAAACCCATATATGTACGTATGTATAGAAGAAGGAAAGAAAAATTTTTTGAAGAAGGGATGGAGTTTAAAATTGGAAAGATTACAACACTGAAAGATGGTAAGGATATAACGATAATCTGCTCTGGTCTTATGGTTGGTCAAGCGATGATCGCAACACAAATGCTTGAAAAAGAGGGTATAAGTGTAAAACTTTTAAACATGCACACATTAAAACCTGTAGATGAAGAAGCGATCATCGATGCGGCTAAACAAACTGGTCGTATAATTGTTGTTGAAAATCATAGTATTATTAATGGATGGGGAAGTGCTGTTGCGGAAGTTTTAGCTGAAAATTATCCGGTTGTTATGAAACGGATAGGTGTGAGAGACCATTTTGGGGAAGTTGGATTCACCGACTTTTTGTTAAGAAAATACAAAATGACGGCTGAGGATATTTACAAAACTGCCTTGGATCTTCTGAAAGGGTGA
- a CDS encoding alpha-glucosidase has product MYLSKDGFKISIKTLQLHHSNAFPMFYVGVGKNKYEMSHGNFNIEKFYESKIPLRKFNILENNGNSLKIRFYSDELYLECLFEIFDSKVKITILGFSDGLNRLWINIPADPKEEVFGCGEQYSFLNLRGKRVPLWVSEQGVGRNKRDLITHFANYKDDAGGDWYTTYFPQQTFVSSKNYYCVIYDYSYMEFDFTHEMFHQLEVHNIPNAISFGIGDNLLTAVEMLTREIGTPPALPDWIYDGVIVGLQGGTQIVIPKVRKALDKGLKITGMWIQDWEGKRITTFGKQLMWNWVYDKNMYPDLPRIIDELRNEGIRTLGYINPFLALEGSLYKEASDKGLLVKKIDGSEYHIVVTTFPAALLDLTNPETQSWIKDVIKNNMIGIGLSGWMADFGEYLPTDAVLYDGTPAELYHNRYPVEWARVNREAVEESGKLGEIVFFMRAGNLGSSKYSTLFWHGDQMVNWSRDDGLPSVVVAAQSMSMSGLSLTHSDIGGYTTLAKHVPEIVWTKRTKELFMRWAEQATFTPVMRTHEGNWPDENWQFDSDDETLLHFSRMSKIHAALKPYIKALVDNYVNQYKPIFIPLNVLYPTNESERFKYQYLFGEDLLIAPVLQPDTKEWEVYLPPDRWVHLWSGKEYNGGTYNISAPYGYPPVFYKASSKFKYVFEKAGDVS; this is encoded by the coding sequence ATGTATTTATCCAAAGATGGTTTTAAAATATCGATTAAAACACTTCAATTACATCATAGCAATGCATTTCCAATGTTTTACGTAGGTGTTGGGAAAAACAAATACGAGATGTCCCACGGAAATTTCAACATAGAAAAATTCTACGAATCAAAAATACCGTTGAGAAAATTCAATATACTCGAAAATAACGGGAATAGTTTAAAAATAAGATTTTACAGTGATGAATTATATTTGGAGTGCTTATTTGAGATTTTTGATAGTAAAGTCAAGATAACTATCCTTGGTTTTTCTGATGGGTTAAATAGGCTTTGGATAAATATCCCTGCAGATCCAAAAGAAGAGGTATTTGGTTGTGGAGAACAATATTCTTTTTTAAATTTGCGTGGTAAAAGAGTCCCACTATGGGTTTCAGAACAAGGAGTTGGCAGAAATAAGAGAGATTTAATCACTCATTTTGCAAATTATAAAGATGATGCTGGAGGAGACTGGTACACAACGTATTTTCCACAGCAGACTTTCGTGTCCTCAAAAAATTATTACTGTGTAATTTACGACTATTCTTACATGGAATTCGACTTCACGCATGAAATGTTCCACCAACTTGAAGTTCATAACATACCGAATGCAATATCATTTGGAATTGGTGACAACTTATTAACTGCTGTTGAAATGTTGACAAGAGAAATAGGTACACCACCTGCTTTGCCTGACTGGATATACGACGGGGTTATTGTTGGGTTGCAAGGTGGTACACAGATAGTTATTCCAAAGGTGAGAAAAGCTCTTGATAAGGGATTAAAAATAACGGGGATGTGGATACAAGATTGGGAAGGTAAGAGAATTACGACGTTTGGTAAGCAACTCATGTGGAACTGGGTTTATGATAAGAATATGTATCCGGATTTACCACGGATTATAGATGAACTGAGAAATGAGGGTATAAGAACACTCGGATATATAAACCCATTTTTAGCCCTCGAAGGCTCACTTTACAAAGAAGCTTCAGATAAAGGACTACTTGTTAAAAAGATTGATGGTTCGGAATACCATATTGTTGTCACTACATTTCCTGCTGCCCTCTTAGATCTTACGAATCCTGAGACACAAAGCTGGATTAAAGATGTGATAAAAAATAACATGATAGGAATAGGGCTTTCAGGTTGGATGGCGGATTTTGGAGAATACCTTCCAACAGATGCTGTACTATACGACGGCACGCCAGCTGAGCTTTATCATAACAGGTACCCAGTTGAGTGGGCAAGAGTAAATAGGGAAGCTGTCGAAGAATCTGGTAAGTTGGGTGAAATAGTTTTCTTTATGAGGGCTGGTAATCTTGGAAGTAGCAAGTATTCCACACTTTTCTGGCACGGTGATCAAATGGTGAATTGGTCAAGGGATGATGGTTTGCCGTCTGTTGTTGTCGCTGCTCAGTCTATGAGTATGTCAGGATTGAGTTTGACGCATTCTGATATCGGTGGCTACACAACCCTTGCAAAGCATGTACCTGAAATAGTATGGACCAAAAGAACAAAAGAACTTTTCATGAGGTGGGCAGAACAAGCAACTTTCACTCCTGTAATGAGAACTCACGAAGGAAACTGGCCTGATGAAAATTGGCAATTTGATTCTGATGACGAAACTTTGTTACATTTTTCAAGAATGTCTAAGATTCATGCTGCACTAAAACCTTACATTAAGGCTCTTGTGGACAACTATGTTAATCAATACAAACCTATATTCATTCCGCTAAATGTGTTGTATCCAACAAATGAAAGCGAAAGATTTAAGTATCAGTATTTATTTGGTGAAGACTTATTGATCGCTCCTGTCTTGCAACCAGATACGAAAGAATGGGAAGTGTATCTACCACCAGACAGATGGGTACACCTTTGGAGTGGCAAAGAATACAACGGTGGTACTTACAATATAAGTGCACCTTATGGTTATCCACCTGTATTTTATAAAGCAAGTTCAAAATTTAAGTATGTGTTCGAAAAAGCGGGTGATGTGAGTTGA
- a CDS encoding RpiB/LacA/LacB family sugar-phosphate isomerase: MTKKVVIGSDKSGFFLKEEIKKFLEDKGYYVEDVGTKDLDNWLPFYDVAPILAKKIQSGEFEKGILICGTGAGMAIVANKFKGIYAVAVEGSYTARMAQVINNANVLTMGGWVVAPQQACDMVERWLNAQFTEGLEEWRQVLLKGAQNEIRRIEEENFK; encoded by the coding sequence ATGACCAAGAAGGTTGTTATAGGCTCCGATAAATCAGGCTTCTTTCTAAAAGAGGAGATAAAAAAATTCCTTGAAGATAAGGGTTATTATGTTGAGGACGTCGGCACCAAAGACTTAGACAATTGGTTACCATTTTACGACGTTGCTCCAATATTGGCAAAGAAGATACAATCTGGTGAATTTGAGAAAGGCATTCTCATATGTGGAACTGGTGCTGGGATGGCTATAGTAGCTAATAAATTTAAAGGAATATATGCAGTAGCAGTGGAAGGTAGTTACACAGCCAGAATGGCACAAGTAATAAATAATGCTAACGTACTTACTATGGGCGGATGGGTAGTTGCACCTCAACAAGCCTGTGACATGGTTGAAAGATGGCTGAACGCTCAATTTACAGAAGGTTTGGAAGAATGGAGGCAAGTATTACTCAAAGGAGCACAAAACGAAATTAGAAGGATAGAGGAGGAAAATTTCAAATAA
- a CDS encoding LacI family transcriptional regulator has protein sequence MHELKKFITIKDIARAAGVSINTVSRALGNRGYVKKDTKEKILKIAQELGYTPNCAATALRTRKSGIIGVIVVDNSNPFYAELVKGIESEARINGYNIILINTDRNYENEVKAIQTLLKRRVDGLIICAVQSQVEDIKELVDKKIPNVIVGSKLNGIKTNYVCSDDEMGGYIAAKHLIETGHRKLLFLNAFDYKYAARMREKGARKAIAESAKVVELSVINSLEGFENAYKKFKEVISKSISFDGVLCYNDIYAFAVIKVAKESGFKIPEDFSLIGFDDIEFSSVLNPSLTTIRVDKVMLGSQAFKALIKSIKEDVITELTLPVQLVERETVKRIKLF, from the coding sequence ATGCACGAATTAAAAAAATTCATAACCATAAAAGATATAGCACGCGCTGCTGGTGTTTCTATTAACACAGTATCGAGAGCACTTGGAAACAGAGGGTACGTAAAAAAAGATACAAAGGAAAAGATACTAAAAATAGCCCAAGAGCTTGGTTATACTCCTAACTGTGCTGCAACAGCCTTAAGGACAAGAAAATCTGGCATCATTGGTGTTATAGTGGTCGATAATTCGAATCCGTTTTATGCAGAGTTAGTTAAGGGTATAGAGAGTGAAGCAAGGATAAATGGTTACAATATAATATTAATAAATACAGATAGGAATTATGAGAACGAGGTAAAGGCTATCCAAACACTTTTAAAACGTAGAGTGGATGGCTTGATAATATGTGCTGTTCAGTCACAAGTAGAAGATATAAAGGAACTCGTTGATAAGAAAATACCAAATGTCATTGTGGGAAGTAAACTAAATGGAATTAAGACAAATTACGTTTGCAGCGACGATGAAATGGGTGGATACATTGCCGCAAAGCATCTTATTGAAACTGGACATAGGAAGTTACTCTTCCTGAACGCCTTTGATTATAAATATGCAGCAAGGATGAGGGAAAAAGGCGCAAGAAAAGCAATAGCAGAGTCAGCAAAAGTTGTTGAATTAAGTGTAATCAATTCGCTTGAAGGATTTGAGAATGCTTACAAAAAGTTTAAAGAAGTAATCTCAAAAAGTATTTCATTCGATGGTGTATTGTGTTATAACGACATATATGCTTTTGCTGTAATAAAGGTTGCAAAAGAAAGTGGATTTAAAATACCTGAAGACTTTTCATTAATAGGCTTTGATGACATAGAATTTTCCTCAGTTTTAAATCCATCATTAACAACTATCAGAGTAGACAAGGTAATGCTTGGTTCGCAAGCATTCAAAGCGCTTATTAAAAGTATAAAAGAAGATGTTATCACCGAATTAACTTTACCTGTTCAGCTTGTTGAGCGCGAAACTGTTAAGAGAATTAAATTATTTTAA
- a CDS encoding glycosyltransferase family 2 protein, with translation MIFEVKSNKISKSPTVSIIIPAYNLERYIGKAINSVFEELTSSSDLELIIVNDGSKDKTEEKILEVLKGNKINWTLISQSNSGVSAARNIGIQYARGRYIRFLDGDDEFVSGSVQKLLSFAEHYNADFVFGKFVMKTAKGKTIMTSDDLSKLTRGLKNKKDIIIDFLNYKPFIHLGNILFCKETLVRHNVRFTQGVKISEDFEFIAKLMYNSNRIVFLDEYVYQWLYRKTSTTKTKSLAMFHHVGVMKRLIKYFFSKGESDIAKKIQNEALALAYGQVIGILAYNRLDYRVWRMLANNKEIKKYVSKIKLDRERSRFHSKMHIAKNVYHLSPTLLYVIMRMARKYHDVWAR, from the coding sequence GTGATATTCGAGGTTAAATCCAACAAAATAAGCAAATCACCAACTGTGTCGATAATTATACCGGCATACAATTTAGAAAGATACATCGGTAAAGCAATAAACAGCGTCTTTGAAGAACTAACCAGTAGTAGTGATTTGGAATTAATAATTGTGAATGATGGTTCCAAAGACAAAACAGAGGAAAAAATTTTAGAGGTGCTGAAGGGTAACAAAATTAATTGGACATTAATAAGTCAATCGAATAGTGGCGTAAGTGCTGCACGAAATATTGGAATACAATACGCAAGAGGTCGGTACATACGATTTCTTGACGGTGACGATGAATTTGTATCCGGTTCCGTTCAGAAACTGCTAAGTTTTGCGGAGCATTACAACGCCGACTTTGTGTTTGGTAAATTTGTCATGAAGACAGCCAAGGGTAAGACGATAATGACTTCTGATGACCTCTCAAAACTAACAAGAGGCCTAAAAAACAAGAAAGACATTATTATAGATTTTCTCAACTATAAACCTTTTATCCACCTTGGTAACATCCTTTTTTGCAAGGAAACTTTAGTCAGGCATAACGTTAGATTTACTCAAGGTGTCAAAATTTCAGAAGATTTTGAGTTTATAGCCAAGCTTATGTACAATTCAAACCGTATAGTGTTTTTAGACGAATACGTTTATCAATGGCTTTACAGAAAAACTTCAACGACGAAAACAAAGAGTCTTGCAATGTTCCATCATGTTGGTGTCATGAAAAGATTAATTAAGTACTTTTTTTCCAAGGGAGAAAGTGATATTGCTAAAAAGATTCAAAATGAGGCTTTGGCACTTGCATACGGTCAAGTAATTGGTATACTTGCATACAATAGACTTGACTATCGTGTTTGGAGAATGTTAGCAAATAACAAAGAAATCAAGAAATACGTGAGTAAAATTAAATTAGATAGAGAAAGAAGTAGATTTCACTCAAAAATGCATATAGCAAAAAACGTATATCATTTGTCCCCAACACTCTTGTATGTGATAATGAGAATGGCACGCAAATATCACGATGTGTGGGCGCGATAA